One window of Polycladomyces subterraneus genomic DNA carries:
- a CDS encoding antibiotic biosynthesis monooxygenase family protein, translating into MANAQTPQPPYYAVIFTSLRSDQDAEAYAQMAERMVELAKQQPGFLGVESVRDAEGFGITVSYWDSPESIRRWKAHTEHQIAQEKGKTGWYEQFFTRVCLIEQEYGWKRNQER; encoded by the coding sequence TTGGCCAATGCCCAAACCCCGCAACCGCCGTACTATGCCGTCATCTTCACTTCCCTGCGTTCCGACCAGGATGCTGAAGCCTACGCACAAATGGCCGAACGCATGGTGGAACTGGCCAAACAACAACCTGGTTTTTTGGGGGTGGAGAGCGTTCGCGACGCTGAAGGCTTCGGCATTACTGTATCCTATTGGGATTCCCCCGAATCCATCCGTCGCTGGAAAGCGCACACCGAACACCAAATTGCGCAGGAAAAAGGGAAAACCGGCTGGTATGAGCAATTTTTCACCCGTGTGTGCTTGATTGAGCAGGAATACGGATGGAAGCGCAACCAGGAGAGGTGA
- a CDS encoding glutathione peroxidase produces the protein MSVYDYSAVTMNGKEKSLSDYRGKVLLIVNTASKCGFTPQYKELQMLYERYRDKGLEILGFPCNQFGNQEPGSNEEIASFCQLNYGVSFPMFAKVDVKGPNAHPLFRYLTEQAPGFWNKEIKWNFTKFLIDRDGNIVKRYAPTTPPRKIEKEIEQLL, from the coding sequence ATGAGTGTCTATGATTATTCCGCCGTCACCATGAATGGTAAAGAGAAATCCTTGTCCGATTACCGCGGCAAGGTGCTACTGATCGTCAACACCGCCAGCAAATGTGGATTTACCCCGCAGTACAAGGAACTGCAGATGTTGTACGAGCGGTATCGCGACAAAGGCTTGGAAATCCTCGGCTTTCCCTGCAATCAATTTGGCAACCAAGAACCGGGTTCCAATGAAGAGATCGCTTCGTTTTGTCAATTGAACTACGGTGTCAGTTTTCCCATGTTCGCCAAAGTGGACGTCAAGGGGCCGAATGCCCATCCGCTATTTCGCTATCTGACCGAGCAGGCACCTGGGTTTTGGAACAAGGAAATCAAATGGAACTTCACCAAATTCCTCATCGATCGGGACGGCAACATCGTCAAACGGTATGCACCGACAACCCCTCCCCGAAAAATTGAAAAGGAAATCGAACAATTATTATAA
- a CDS encoding VanW family protein, with the protein MEKYYRILGVRQDATIEEIKKAYRQQVRKYHPDVNSSRDAARKLLEVQKAYEELVRQAPTALAVVEDNETELAVRRALHAYKRRQKKRMGIIFVVLLLLALVGVYGFSDLLQPSELILTHGGKTWELDLKSVGYDGKNPDTINRRQLGLWLELVKKEVDKPAVDARMKRLGDPIQPSRSGMVMDTAVIENEWISRIPKIVNRPQEIPMIPQAPKVTEEQLQLVDRQRIGKYTTYFNPENQSRTENIRLSSRAIDGVVLNPGDVFSFNQTVGQRTVERGYQPVTKIVQGEYSEGVGGGVSQTSSTLFNCVDNAGLEVLSRFSYSKTPTYVPAGRDATVAWNEPDFRFRNNLNAPVVIRTKLKTDALTVEIYSTPDVKVDRNPVKPASKLLPPEQSVIPDQPSDHIVLTPDYNRPDSHHSPKSGSGTGGGTVDSGDSSSASGSNGQTGDLSGGDVTSGDTGGQAGGDTSGMTGSTGGTDTGSTGSSTGDTGQPTGGTTGSTGTDSGSTGDVGTDTGTTGTDGTTGGTGDTGSSGSTGTDASSQGTTGSGGTPQPNGGTGGM; encoded by the coding sequence ATGGAGAAATATTACCGCATTCTCGGGGTTCGCCAGGACGCCACGATCGAAGAGATCAAAAAAGCGTACCGCCAGCAAGTGCGGAAGTATCATCCCGATGTGAACTCTTCGCGTGATGCGGCCAGAAAGCTCTTGGAAGTCCAGAAGGCTTACGAGGAGTTGGTGCGTCAAGCACCGACCGCTCTGGCGGTGGTGGAGGACAACGAAACGGAACTTGCCGTTAGGCGGGCACTCCATGCCTACAAACGACGACAAAAGAAGAGGATGGGCATCATATTCGTGGTATTGCTCCTCCTCGCATTGGTCGGCGTTTACGGGTTCAGTGATTTGTTACAACCTTCAGAACTGATTCTGACGCATGGCGGAAAAACGTGGGAATTAGATCTGAAAAGTGTCGGTTATGACGGAAAAAATCCGGATACCATTAACCGACGTCAATTGGGGTTATGGTTGGAATTGGTGAAGAAGGAAGTGGACAAGCCCGCCGTAGATGCCAGAATGAAACGGCTCGGTGATCCCATTCAACCTTCCCGTTCCGGTATGGTGATGGATACCGCTGTGATTGAGAATGAGTGGATTTCCCGCATACCCAAAATCGTCAATCGCCCGCAAGAGATCCCCATGATTCCCCAAGCTCCCAAGGTGACGGAAGAACAATTGCAACTGGTGGATCGACAACGGATTGGCAAGTACACGACCTATTTCAATCCGGAAAATCAAAGCCGGACGGAGAACATCCGGTTGTCCAGCCGCGCTATCGACGGTGTGGTGTTGAATCCGGGAGATGTATTTTCGTTCAACCAAACTGTAGGTCAACGGACGGTAGAACGGGGATACCAACCGGTGACGAAGATCGTGCAGGGCGAATATAGCGAGGGAGTGGGGGGCGGCGTTTCCCAAACGTCATCCACTTTGTTTAACTGCGTGGACAACGCGGGATTGGAGGTCTTATCTCGTTTTTCATACAGCAAAACCCCCACTTATGTTCCGGCGGGCAGGGATGCCACCGTGGCTTGGAATGAACCTGATTTTCGCTTCAGGAACAACCTGAATGCCCCGGTCGTCATTCGAACGAAGCTCAAGACAGATGCACTGACCGTGGAAATTTACTCAACGCCGGACGTAAAGGTAGATCGCAACCCGGTAAAACCGGCTTCCAAACTCTTGCCGCCCGAACAATCGGTCATCCCGGACCAACCGTCGGACCACATTGTGTTGACGCCGGATTACAATCGTCCGGATTCGCATCATTCCCCGAAATCTGGTTCGGGAACTGGTGGCGGTACGGTTGACAGCGGTGATTCCAGTTCTGCCAGCGGATCGAACGGGCAAACCGGTGATTTGTCCGGGGGCGACGTCACGAGCGGAGACACGGGTGGTCAGGCTGGAGGCGATACCAGTGGTATGACGGGGAGCACTGGCGGAACGGATACGGGAAGTACGGGCAGCAGCACTGGGGACACTGGGCAACCCACTGGCGGAACGACCGGCAGTACCGGCACCGATTCCGGTAGCACGGGAGATGTTGGTACCGATACCGGTACTACTGGAACCGACGGAACAACTGGCGGTACTGGCGATACGGGCAGTTCGGGCTCAACAGGGACAGACGCCAGTTCGCAAGGAACCACAGGGTCTGGGGGGACGCCCCAACCGAATGGAGGAACGGGCGGTATGTGA
- a CDS encoding heterodisulfide reductase-related iron-sulfur binding cluster encodes MSVLQIVNLIAFLAVAGYAFYLFARVVYSRYTYVKLGKPVDWQADLRTRLNEVWVNVFGQKKLLKDKKSGIMHVVMFYGFIVIQFGAIDLFIKGLAPGYHLPVPAYPVFTLIQEITVFAVLLATGYAFYRRFIEKLPRLKRNWKAGLVIWFLTGLMLSILLSAAFEHVWHPGHLAAWSTPISSLITAPFASLSPQVGEVGFYVFWWLHALILFSFLVYVPQSKHFHLLVAPINVFLKRQDPPSKLKPIDFEDESAESYGVGKVEDFTQKQLIDLYACVECGRCTNMCPAAGTGKLLSPMDLIVKMRDHLTAKGAAITSRAPWMPAFAFSGANEAVMEAAAGQETYPVNLIGDVITEEELWACTTCRNCEDACPVANEHVDKIIDMRRYLVLTEGKMNAEITRTFQNIERQGNPWGLSKKERDRWREGLDVPVPTVKEEKDFEYLLFVGSMGSYDNRSQKITQAVAKLLHHAGVKFAILGNKEKNSGDTARRLGNEFLFQQLATENIALFEKHNVKKIITIDPHAYNTFKNEYPDFGLQAEVYHHTQVLADLIRQGRLKPTKEVKERVTYHDSCYLGRYNGEYSAPRFILQSIPGVELVEMERNRENGMCCGAGGGMMWMEETTGVRVNVARTEQALAVNPSVIGSACPYCLTMMSDGTKAKEVEDRVKTMDVAELLALSVEFDSEPPVAEGVH; translated from the coding sequence GTGTCCGTTCTGCAAATCGTGAATTTGATTGCCTTTCTCGCCGTCGCCGGTTATGCCTTCTACCTCTTCGCCCGGGTGGTGTACAGCCGTTACACCTACGTCAAACTGGGAAAACCGGTCGATTGGCAAGCAGATCTGCGCACCCGGCTGAACGAGGTGTGGGTGAACGTTTTTGGACAGAAAAAACTGCTCAAAGACAAGAAGAGCGGCATCATGCATGTCGTGATGTTTTACGGCTTCATTGTCATACAATTCGGTGCCATCGATTTGTTTATCAAGGGTTTGGCGCCGGGGTATCATTTGCCCGTACCGGCGTATCCGGTGTTTACGCTGATTCAGGAAATCACGGTCTTCGCCGTGTTGTTGGCAACAGGCTACGCATTCTACCGCCGTTTTATCGAGAAATTGCCGCGTCTGAAGCGGAATTGGAAGGCGGGACTCGTCATCTGGTTCCTGACTGGTTTGATGCTATCCATCCTGTTGTCGGCTGCGTTTGAACACGTGTGGCATCCAGGCCATCTGGCTGCTTGGTCGACACCGATTTCCAGTCTGATCACTGCACCGTTCGCCTCGTTGTCCCCGCAGGTGGGAGAAGTAGGGTTTTATGTGTTCTGGTGGCTCCATGCGCTGATCCTGTTCTCGTTTTTGGTGTACGTGCCACAGTCCAAACACTTTCATTTGCTGGTGGCACCGATCAACGTCTTTCTGAAGCGGCAGGATCCACCATCCAAACTGAAACCGATCGATTTCGAAGACGAGTCGGCTGAATCGTACGGAGTCGGAAAAGTCGAGGATTTCACCCAAAAACAGCTGATTGATTTGTACGCATGTGTCGAATGCGGCCGTTGTACCAACATGTGTCCAGCCGCCGGGACGGGCAAACTGCTCTCTCCGATGGACCTGATCGTGAAGATGCGGGATCATTTGACTGCCAAAGGGGCGGCGATCACATCACGGGCCCCGTGGATGCCGGCCTTTGCATTCAGCGGCGCCAACGAAGCGGTCATGGAGGCGGCGGCCGGTCAGGAAACGTATCCAGTCAACCTCATCGGCGACGTCATCACCGAAGAGGAACTGTGGGCCTGTACCACCTGTCGTAACTGTGAGGATGCTTGTCCGGTGGCTAACGAACACGTGGACAAAATTATTGACATGCGTCGATATCTTGTGTTGACTGAGGGCAAAATGAACGCCGAAATCACCCGGACGTTCCAAAATATCGAACGGCAGGGCAACCCGTGGGGACTCAGCAAAAAAGAGCGTGATCGTTGGAGAGAGGGACTGGATGTGCCTGTACCTACGGTCAAAGAGGAAAAGGATTTTGAATACCTGCTGTTCGTCGGTTCAATGGGCTCCTACGATAACCGGAGTCAGAAAATTACACAGGCAGTGGCCAAACTCCTGCATCATGCTGGCGTGAAATTCGCCATCTTGGGCAACAAGGAGAAAAACTCCGGTGACACCGCCCGACGCCTGGGTAATGAATTTTTGTTCCAGCAGCTGGCGACTGAGAACATCGCGTTGTTTGAAAAACATAACGTGAAGAAGATCATCACAATCGATCCTCATGCTTACAACACTTTTAAAAATGAATATCCCGATTTCGGTCTGCAGGCGGAGGTATACCACCATACGCAGGTACTGGCTGACCTGATCCGCCAAGGCCGACTGAAGCCGACCAAGGAAGTGAAGGAACGGGTTACCTATCACGACTCGTGCTACCTGGGGCGTTACAATGGCGAATACTCTGCTCCTCGCTTCATTTTGCAATCGATTCCCGGGGTCGAGCTGGTGGAGATGGAGCGCAACCGGGAAAACGGGATGTGTTGCGGTGCCGGCGGTGGCATGATGTGGATGGAAGAAACGACCGGCGTCCGTGTAAACGTTGCACGAACCGAGCAGGCACTGGCCGTCAATCCGAGCGTGATCGGCAGTGCGTGTCCTTATTGCTTGACGATGATGAGCGATGGTACCAAAGCCAAAGAAGTGGAAGATCGTGTGAAAACGATGGATGTGGCCGAACTGCTCGCCTTGTCCGTCGAGTTTGATTCCGAGCCACCGGTGGCGGAGGGTGTGCACTGA
- a CDS encoding DivIVA domain-containing protein translates to MERLTPKDIFNKDFPRERKGYSRQAVDEFLDLVIQNYEEVLEENERLKEELEKVKAQAVNREVIDDILRRLERLERMV, encoded by the coding sequence ATGGAACGTTTAACGCCCAAAGATATATTCAATAAGGATTTCCCGCGCGAACGTAAAGGATATTCCCGGCAAGCGGTGGATGAGTTTTTAGACTTGGTGATCCAAAACTATGAGGAAGTGTTGGAGGAGAACGAGCGTTTGAAGGAGGAACTGGAGAAAGTCAAAGCACAAGCGGTCAATCGTGAAGTGATCGACGACATTTTGCGCCGGTTGGAACGCCTGGAGCGGATGGTATAA
- a CDS encoding flavodoxin family protein yields the protein MSILVLYGSQREESNAKKLTQAVLEGIPHHAIDLRDHTIVPIEDRRHVPGGFLPIDDDYDTVIQEVLRHDTLIFSLPIYWYGIPGRMKNFIDRWSVSLRDSRFNFKENMRRKTAYVIAVGGDNPRVKGLPLVQQFQYIFDFVGVTFGGYIIGQANQPGEIENDLMALAEAEQLNRILRQIVQN from the coding sequence TTGAGCATTCTGGTTTTGTATGGCAGTCAACGTGAGGAGAGCAACGCCAAAAAGCTGACCCAGGCGGTACTGGAGGGGATTCCCCATCATGCGATCGATCTCAGAGATCACACCATCGTTCCCATCGAGGATCGCCGTCATGTCCCGGGCGGATTTCTGCCCATAGACGACGATTACGATACCGTCATTCAAGAAGTGTTGCGCCACGATACGCTGATTTTCAGCTTGCCGATCTATTGGTACGGCATTCCGGGGCGAATGAAAAATTTTATCGACCGATGGTCGGTCAGCCTGCGGGATTCCCGTTTTAATTTCAAGGAAAACATGCGGCGCAAAACCGCCTACGTCATCGCTGTCGGCGGTGACAATCCCCGTGTCAAAGGGTTGCCTCTCGTTCAACAATTCCAATACATCTTTGATTTCGTGGGAGTGACGTTCGGCGGCTACATCATTGGCCAAGCAAACCAACCGGGGGAAATCGAAAATGACCTCATGGCACTCGCCGAGGCGGAACAGCTGAACCGGATCTTGCGACAAATCGTTCAGAATTGA
- a CDS encoding PaaX family transcriptional regulator C-terminal domain-containing protein, translating into MISLERQILYILMRKPEIEVSELIDIYNGRRYSSQSIRNALSRLKRLGYIRHHQRRYSLTPAGTNVLTAIQFKLAQKIRTWNGTWHLVMYQIPESHRSFRNTLRQDLIHLGYGQLYHSVFLSPHNQTPSVKQIIEEQGLSEFVSMFTGHFTSGEIDSRVNEIWDLKHIRGLYGEFLAWVSEKRKQLSRLPSIPPWDAFFEILELVEHLGNILLQDPILPNKFLPKDWPGPEAWRLYRELYDHLIQYVKSEKGILQLL; encoded by the coding sequence GTGATTTCTCTCGAAAGGCAAATCCTTTATATACTGATGAGAAAACCCGAAATAGAAGTGTCGGAACTGATCGACATCTATAACGGACGACGATATTCGTCGCAATCGATTCGTAATGCATTAAGTCGTCTCAAGCGACTGGGATACATCCGGCACCATCAGCGGCGGTATTCGCTTACTCCTGCTGGTACAAACGTTTTGACGGCGATTCAATTCAAATTGGCGCAAAAGATTCGCACCTGGAACGGAACCTGGCATTTGGTCATGTATCAAATCCCCGAATCTCACCGAAGCTTTCGAAATACCTTGCGCCAAGATCTGATTCATCTAGGGTACGGTCAGTTATATCACAGCGTATTTCTCTCTCCCCACAATCAAACGCCATCCGTTAAACAAATAATAGAGGAGCAGGGATTGAGCGAGTTTGTGAGTATGTTCACCGGACATTTCACTTCTGGGGAGATTGATTCGAGAGTGAATGAGATTTGGGACTTGAAGCACATCAGAGGGTTATACGGGGAATTTCTCGCCTGGGTCTCAGAAAAGCGCAAACAACTATCCCGACTACCTTCCATCCCGCCATGGGACGCCTTTTTCGAGATTTTGGAGCTGGTTGAGCATTTAGGGAATATTCTTCTTCAAGACCCAATTCTCCCCAACAAATTTCTGCCAAAGGATTGGCCTGGCCCCGAAGCATGGCGTCTGTACCGTGAGTTGTATGACCATTTGATTCAATACGTCAAAAGCGAAAAAGGCATTTTACAATTGCTCTAA
- a CDS encoding esterase/lipase family protein has translation MSFYYKLFENNTLLFAMGKVVGLPKSASKKLQPLFGMKVLIGTVLILTLVSATLVPKSTVQAANSADFLSAEGPPPPGANDPNCHLDEEHPYPVVLVPGTFETMQQNWAALSPLLAAKGYCVYSLNYGFSSAGPSTGSIQDSALELKTFVENVLKLTGAKKVSIVGHSQGGMMPRYYIKFLGGANKVDDLIGLVPSNHGTKGLAGLKETFKITHLLSCTACDQQQAGSDFL, from the coding sequence TTGTCTTTCTATTATAAACTATTCGAAAATAATACATTACTCTTTGCAATGGGGAAGGTGGTTGGATTGCCAAAAAGTGCATCGAAAAAGCTTCAACCATTATTCGGCATGAAGGTCTTAATCGGTACGGTCTTAATACTTACGTTGGTCAGTGCCACTTTGGTCCCTAAAAGCACAGTACAAGCCGCCAATTCAGCAGATTTCCTTTCAGCGGAGGGGCCACCACCACCAGGAGCCAATGATCCCAATTGCCACCTGGATGAGGAGCACCCGTATCCTGTGGTGCTGGTCCCTGGGACCTTTGAGACCATGCAACAAAACTGGGCGGCCCTATCCCCCTTGCTGGCGGCAAAGGGGTATTGTGTCTACTCCTTAAATTATGGCTTCAGTAGTGCCGGTCCTTCCACAGGCTCCATCCAAGACTCAGCATTGGAGTTAAAAACTTTTGTAGAAAACGTCCTCAAGCTCACGGGGGCAAAAAAGGTCTCCATTGTCGGACACAGCCAAGGAGGAATGATGCCTCGTTACTATATTAAGTTTCTCGGTGGGGCGAATAAGGTTGACGATCTCATTGGGCTGGTGCCTTCGAACCACGGCACCAAAGGGCTTGCCGGTCTTAAAGAGACGTTTAAGATAACCCATCTACTGTCTTGCACCGCTTGTGATCAACAACAAGCAGGGTCTGACTTTCTGTAA
- a CDS encoding GNAT family N-acetyltransferase translates to MFETQRLTVARIEDEHLDDLYHVYLSNSDYLRITEGTPDGVGVYTRDQMLRDLQVAEWTGRTSLGVFRREDRKLIGVLEYWERSDTDGMPWLGLLMIHRDCQRRGFGRESAEGFLQWVVARGWPEVRLGVVEENVDALPFWRALGFREYERKEKRFPSGVKQVICLRYEPAP, encoded by the coding sequence ATGTTTGAAACCCAGCGATTGACGGTAGCCCGGATCGAGGATGAACACCTGGACGACCTCTATCACGTCTATTTGTCCAATTCCGATTATCTCCGAATTACGGAAGGCACTCCCGACGGAGTGGGCGTTTACACCCGCGACCAGATGTTGCGGGACCTGCAGGTGGCTGAGTGGACAGGGCGCACATCGCTTGGTGTCTTTCGACGGGAGGACCGGAAGCTCATCGGAGTACTGGAATACTGGGAACGGTCGGACACGGACGGTATGCCGTGGTTGGGGCTGTTGATGATCCACCGCGACTGTCAGCGACGTGGATTCGGCCGCGAATCGGCGGAAGGGTTCCTCCAGTGGGTGGTCGCCCGGGGGTGGCCTGAGGTGCGCCTGGGTGTGGTAGAGGAAAATGTGGACGCGCTTCCGTTTTGGCGAGCGTTGGGATTCCGTGAGTACGAAAGGAAGGAGAAACGCTTTCCTTCCGGGGTCAAGCAGGTCATCTGTTTGCGGTATGAACCGGCACCGTGA
- a CDS encoding SDR family NAD(P)-dependent oxidoreductase, translated as MRLKEKVAVITGAGSGMGKKAAEMFAAEGAKVAVLERNEEAGREAAESIVRQGGEAAFFPCDVADEASVKQAIEGAHQRFGRLDVLYNNAGIMPEADHSVIDTSVEVWDQVMAVNVRGIFLTCKYTIPHMIQQGKGSIINIASFVALVGCSVPQDAYTASKGAVISLTKSLAIQFRPKGIRSNVICPGPIETPLMTEWLLKDEEARRIRLSRQPSGRFGRPEDIVHCAIYLASDESDWTNGAVITIDGGITSNYF; from the coding sequence ATGCGCCTGAAAGAAAAAGTGGCTGTCATCACCGGTGCCGGTAGCGGGATGGGAAAAAAGGCAGCGGAAATGTTCGCCGCCGAAGGAGCAAAAGTCGCCGTGCTGGAACGAAACGAAGAGGCGGGGAGAGAAGCGGCTGAATCCATTGTCCGCCAAGGTGGAGAAGCGGCTTTCTTCCCTTGCGATGTGGCTGATGAGGCCAGTGTGAAGCAGGCGATCGAAGGAGCCCATCAACGGTTTGGGCGGTTGGATGTACTGTACAATAACGCGGGGATTATGCCGGAAGCGGATCACTCCGTCATTGATACGTCCGTCGAGGTGTGGGATCAGGTGATGGCGGTGAATGTCCGGGGCATCTTTCTGACCTGTAAATACACGATTCCCCACATGATCCAACAGGGGAAAGGGTCGATCATCAATATTGCTTCCTTCGTCGCCCTGGTTGGGTGCAGTGTACCTCAAGACGCTTATACTGCTTCCAAGGGAGCTGTGATTTCCCTCACCAAATCGCTGGCCATTCAATTCCGGCCCAAAGGGATTCGAAGCAATGTGATCTGTCCGGGACCGATTGAAACGCCTTTGATGACGGAATGGCTGTTAAAGGATGAGGAAGCCCGTCGCATCCGCCTCAGCCGCCAGCCCAGCGGACGTTTCGGCCGTCCGGAGGACATCGTCCACTGCGCGATTTACCTCGCCTCCGACGAATCCGATTGGACCAACGGCGCGGTCATCACCATCGACGGCGGGATTACCAGCAACTATTTTTAG
- a CDS encoding glutamine synthetase family protein, with product MTTVQMASPDILKQWIAEDVVDTVILGFCDMQGRLVGKRLTADYFLEVMDKGTHFCDYLLGTDMEMTTPEGFSAVGWEKGYGDWTAKPDWETLRLIPWLEKTALILADVVDEEGRLVEIAPRSVLKRQLERAAKMGFDLYMASELEFYLIRNTYEEAWSKGYEGLNLGGHFNEDYQLLQGTRNEPLYRLFREKLTQAGIPVECTKGEAGIAQHEINVRYSSALEAADRHVLLKHGMKEMAIQQGVAVTFMAKPDHDWTGSSCHIHVSLRDRKHGKNAFYDPEEERGMSRTMRHFLAGVIRHMRETAILFAPNVNSYKRYITASWAPTNIVWGWDNRTCGLRIVGKGESLRIENRFPGADANPYLAYAAMIASGLEGIKQGYELEANCEGNGYTQTGTHRLPTSLYEAILAFSESKFVREALGEEVAAHYLHAARVEQQAYDRIVTDWEKRRYFERI from the coding sequence ATGACGACAGTGCAGATGGCATCCCCGGATATTTTGAAGCAGTGGATTGCCGAAGACGTGGTGGATACGGTCATCCTGGGGTTTTGTGATATGCAGGGGCGTTTGGTCGGCAAACGGCTGACGGCAGATTATTTTCTCGAAGTCATGGATAAAGGTACGCATTTCTGCGATTATTTGCTGGGGACGGATATGGAGATGACCACCCCGGAGGGATTTTCCGCAGTAGGGTGGGAAAAGGGATACGGCGATTGGACAGCAAAACCGGATTGGGAGACGCTTCGCCTGATCCCCTGGTTAGAAAAAACGGCTCTGATCCTGGCGGATGTGGTGGATGAAGAAGGCAGGCTGGTGGAGATCGCCCCGCGCTCTGTCCTGAAGCGGCAGCTGGAACGGGCCGCAAAAATGGGTTTTGATCTGTACATGGCGAGCGAGCTGGAGTTTTACCTGATCCGGAATACCTACGAAGAAGCGTGGAGCAAGGGGTATGAAGGATTGAACCTCGGCGGTCATTTTAATGAAGATTATCAACTTTTGCAGGGAACGAGAAATGAACCCTTGTATCGGTTGTTCCGGGAGAAACTCACACAGGCGGGAATCCCGGTGGAGTGCACCAAAGGGGAAGCGGGCATCGCCCAGCATGAGATCAATGTGCGGTACAGTTCGGCATTGGAAGCAGCTGACCGGCACGTGCTGCTCAAACACGGGATGAAGGAAATGGCGATCCAGCAAGGGGTGGCGGTGACATTTATGGCCAAGCCGGATCACGACTGGACCGGTTCCAGCTGTCACATTCACGTGAGCTTGAGGGACCGGAAACATGGGAAAAATGCCTTTTACGATCCGGAGGAGGAGCGGGGCATGTCACGGACGATGCGCCATTTCCTTGCGGGCGTCATTCGCCATATGCGGGAGACAGCGATCCTGTTTGCCCCCAACGTCAATTCCTATAAACGGTACATCACCGCCAGCTGGGCACCGACCAACATCGTCTGGGGCTGGGATAACCGTACCTGCGGGCTGCGAATTGTGGGCAAAGGGGAGAGCCTTCGAATCGAGAACCGCTTCCCCGGAGCCGATGCCAACCCCTATCTCGCATATGCTGCCATGATTGCTTCCGGATTGGAAGGCATCAAACAAGGTTATGAGCTGGAAGCGAACTGCGAAGGAAACGGATATACCCAGACCGGTACGCACCGTCTCCCAACTTCCCTGTATGAAGCGATCTTGGCGTTTTCTGAAAGCAAGTTTGTTCGAGAGGCATTGGGAGAGGAGGTCGCCGCTCACTACCTGCATGCTGCCCGGGTGGAACAGCAAGCGTATGACCGAATTGTCACCGATTGGGAAAAACGGCGATACTTTGAACGCATTTAA